From SAR86 cluster bacterium, one genomic window encodes:
- a CDS encoding acetyl-CoA C-acyltransferase: MNPVYIVDSIRTPRARVKNGGLNKLNPYELLDVLYKDIRQKNFLDLCSIDEVILGCVTQYGEQAGNIAKASALYSKYPDSISGLTVNRFCSSSLDAINLGYLKIQSQQANNVISGGVEMMSRIPMLSDDAAIWNDIEIAGQAKIFLMGSGADLI, translated from the coding sequence ATGAATCCTGTCTACATTGTTGATTCAATTAGAACACCTAGAGCCAGAGTTAAAAACGGTGGGCTCAACAAATTAAACCCATATGAATTATTGGATGTTCTATATAAAGACATTAGGCAGAAAAATTTTTTAGATTTATGTTCCATTGATGAAGTGATTTTGGGCTGCGTTACTCAATATGGTGAACAGGCTGGTAATATTGCAAAAGCTTCTGCTCTATATTCTAAGTATCCTGATTCAATTTCAGGACTAACTGTGAACAGATTTTGTTCTTCAAGCTTAGATGCAATAAATTTGGGCTATTTAAAAATTCAATCTCAGCAAGCCAATAATGTTATTTCTGGCGGGGTGGAAATGATGTCTAGGATACCAATGCTTTCAGATGATGCTGCAATTTGGAATGATATAGAGATAGCTGGTCAGGCAAAGATTTTTTTAATGGGCAGCGGCGCTGATCTGATAG